Proteins co-encoded in one Ziziphus jujuba cultivar Dongzao chromosome 9, ASM3175591v1 genomic window:
- the LOC107427091 gene encoding uncharacterized protein LOC107427091: protein MALPSNKSSSSPISGRANPNARNSEMGNPIRRSFTGNPFTKPSIVANPRGFNHNTPVNSPEHLRRNSVGRDTIVTLRDYEDKENGKDQNSKPSKVRSPMGSKGTKNFMSPTISAASKITQSPRKKILAERNEPLRASVTFSESKIPTFSQAIAESEHKEEDLTASLNPKTSKSEPAHETIRTSVSFSDSKIRTFSQTNADSERREEEDPTAPLDSKASKTEPVHDSTEPLGSNNLPETLCEPQNSNVTEETDSVNLDPSFKISPPAISYQSSSLFPTVVSLDSDPSMPPYDPKTNYLSPRPQFLHYRPNPRVELYLNKEREGKRLDDSFISEIFSDSDATEETQSESSQKELEDFSSSEVIETKEKLEEELLVSEPSPAFMSEEIDESSKGETRPRFFWWKKFIALLMVLSFACLSISITNSPVIDHSMFEGATFLKLYDHFEIAEFVRTSYDGLDRNLQVWSSKSMSYLAELISNLNGEKRELGSLHYCNLTTLLMDDVKSNGYMVLDHDNEGSAEVIMSGSTGRRKVHIEFSEEKGQPEIGDSEEIADSFSEIHPIPECEEQADLEAEPLANHISPDSEEVHQASEFEVVEPLFDHINPDTEKLHEAPESELVEPQETDVSGQVSMVTESATNSKEEPVRTSQAGEVQSKVSEAVVELEDKSEISSLEVVPLKEAEDLTVNGNSERTFSKSNVLGIAYWFLPLIAVAFIFMKRRNDNNTALNAYNTARVQPFVTKKLDYISTIPINPDQNTFEEKPASWNWVGESCPSEMSSFGTSSSFYSKRSLKGLNEAESQGRKTRKSNNNRRRESLASSCMDSSMGSPSYGSFTTYEKIPSKIGYADEETITPVRRSSRIRNLVTSP from the exons ATGGCCTTGCCTTCCAACAAGTCATCGTCTTCCCCAATTTCAGGCAGAGCAAACCCTAATGCAAGAAATTCAGAAATGGGAAATCCCATTAGAAGGAGCTTCACCGGGAACCCATTTACTAAACCTTCCATTGTTGCGAACCCAAGAGGTTTCAACCACAATACCCCCGTTAATAGTCCAG AGCATCTGAGAAGAAACTCCGTGGGCAGAGATACCATAGTAACTTTGCGAGATTACGAGGACAAAGAAAACGGGAAAGATCAGAATTCAAAACCTTCGAAAGTTCGATCGCCAATGGGTTCAAAGGGCACGAAGAATTTTATGTCTCCAACGATTTCAGCCGCTTCCAAGATCACTCAGTCGCCGAGGAAGAAAATTTTGGCAGAGAGAAACGAACCACTTCGAGCTTCAGTCACTTTCTCTGAATCCAAAATCCCAACTTTCAGTCAAGCAATTGCAGAATCAGAGCACAAGGAGGAAGATTTAACAGCTTCTCTGAATCCTAAAACTTCCAAAAGCGAACCAGCCCATGAGACAATTCGGACTTCTGTCTCTTTCTCTGATTCCAAAATCCGAACTTTCAGTCAAACAAATGCAGATTCAGAGCGCAGGGAAGAAGAAGACCCAACAGCTCCACTGGATTCCAAAGCTTCAAAAACTGAACCAGTCCATGATTCCACGGAACCATTGGGTTCCAATAATTTACCGGAGACTCTTTGCGAACCCCAGAACTCTAATGTCACCGAGGAAACAGATTCTGTTAACCTGGATCCTAGTTTCAAGATTAGCCCTCCTGCGATTTCGTATCAGTCTTCTTCCTTGTTTCCTACCGTTGTTTCCCTGGATTCAGACCCATCAATGCCTCCTTATGATCCCAAAACCAACTATCTCTCTCCAAGGCCTCAGTTCCTTCATTACAGACCCAATCCTCGAGTTGAACTCTATCTCAACAAGGAAAGAGAAGGAAAGCGGCTGGACGACAGCTTCATCTCCGAAATCTTTTCTGATTCTGATGCAACTGAAGAAACCCAGTCTGAGAGTTCACAGAAAGAGTTGGAGGATTTTTCTTCAAGTGAAGTAATAGAAACCAAAGAGAAGCTAGAAGAAGAGCTACTTGTTTCTGAACCAAGCCCTGCATTTATGTCAGAGGAGATTGATGAATCATCAAAAGGGGAAACTAGGCCACGCTTCTTTTGGTGGAAAAAGTTCATTGCACTGCTTATGGTCCTATCGTTTGCTTGTTTGTCGATTTCGATTACCAATTCCCCCGTCATTGATCATTCTATGTTTGAGGGAGCAACCTTCTTGAAGCTGTATGATCATTTCGAAATTGCTGAATTTGTGAGAACGAGTTATGATGGGTTGGATAGAAATCTTCAGGTTTGGTCATCAAAATCCATGTCTTACCTTGCTGAGTTGATTTCAAATCTCAATGGAGAAAAACGCGAATTGGGCTCCTTGCATTACTGCAACTTGACTACTTTGCTTATGGATGATGTAAAGAGTAATGGGTATATGGTGTTAGATCACGATAATGAAGGAAGCGCTGAAGTGATTATGTCTGGATCAACAGGAAGAAGAAAGGTCCATATTGAATTTTCGGAAGAAAAGGGTCAGCCAGAAATTGGAGATTCTGAGGAAATTGCAGATTCATTTTCAGAAATACATCCTATTCCAGAATGTGAAGAACAAGCGGATCTAGAGGCAGAACCACTAGCTAATCACATCAGCCCAGACTCTGAAGAAGTGCATCAAGCTTCTGAATTTGAGGTAGTTGAACCCTTGTTTGATCACATAAATCCAGACACTGAAAAATTGCATGAAGCTCCAGAATCCGAGTTAGTTGAACCCCAAGAAACTGATGTTTCTGGTCAAGTTTCCATGGTAACAGAAAGCGCGACAAACTCGAAGGAGGAACCAGTTCGGACTTCTCAGGCTGGTGAAGTCCAATCCAAAGTTTCTGAAGCTGTAGTGGAACTCGAAGATAAAAGTGAAATAAGTTCTCTAGAAGTGGTTCCTCTAAAAGAAGCGGAAGATCTTACCGTAAATGGGAATTCTGAACGTACATTTTCCAAATCGAATGTGTTGGGAATTGCCTACTGGTTTTTGCCTCTAATTGCGGTTGCCTTCATCTTTATGAAGAGAAGGAATGATAACAACACAGCCTTAAACGCTTATAATACTGCAAGGGTCCAACCATTTGTGACTAAGAAATTGGACTATATTTCTACTATACCAATCAATCCTGATCAGAACACTTTCGAGGAAAAACCAGCTTCTTGGAACTGGGTTGGAGAGTCATGTCCTTCCGAAATGAGCAGCTTTGGAACAAGCAGCTCCTTTTACAGCAAGAGATCATTGAAGGGCTTAAATGAAGCTGAGAGCCAAGGCAGAAAAacaaggaagagcaacaacaatCGTAGGAGAGAATCCTTGGCTTCTTCTTGCATGGATTCCTCAATGGGTTCACCCTCCTATGGAAGTTTCACAACATATGAGAAAATTCCAAGCAAGATT GGATATGCAGATGAAGAAACTATTACTCCTGTTAGGCGCTCAAGCAGAATCAGAAACCTAGTCACTTCTCCTTGA